ttcagaATTCTTCgtcctctttgagatgtatatatcctatgccttctgaatcACTTCcataaattccagccattgctgctctgccatcatccctgccagtgttcttttccaatcaattctggccaactcctctcccatgcctctgttatttcctttactccactctaatactgatatatctaacttcagcttctccttctcaaatttcagggtgaattcaatcctgttatgatcactttcccctaagggttcttttaccttaagttatggttcattgcacaactgcCAATGCAGAATAACATATCCCCTATTgcgctcaaccacaagctgctctaaaaagctaactCATAGGTATTCaagaaattccccttcttggaatccagcaccaacctgatattgaaatcctccatgactattgtagtATTGCTCTTTCCTTTAGATACAATGTGCATCTTTGAACATTAAGCTCCCATGTATAATCTCCTTTTTTGCCGTGATTCAGTGATGTTTACAATACCTTAACTGCCTATCAgtactgtgctacaagatcatggatcttattccatatactatgcacattcaaatataacacctttagttcTGTATTCACCTTCTTCAAGTTTGTCCGCCTTTAACATTGCAACTCAACCATTTggctgtaattttgccctatcatcagcatcTCCTTATTACGagtctctgtttgtaaaccaactacctcatcttcagcactatcagtctggttcctatctccctgccaaattagtttaaactcaccCAAACAACCCTAGCCAACCTGATCACAACGATATTGgacccccttggattcaagtgtaatctgtcccttttgtacaagtcattcCTTCCCAAGAAAAGATGACAATGATTCATAAATCTGAACCCTTTCATCCTCCACCAGTTCCTGTTCCTCAGCCAtgtattcacctgccaaatcatcctattcttactggCAATCCAGAGAtttctaccctggaggtcctggttctcagctttctacctagctccctaaaatctcacttcaggacctcctgacctTGTCTGTCTATGTTATTGGTGCCAGTATGTAccaagacctctggctgctcgccctcgTCCTTGAGAACGCTATGGACacaatccgagacatccctgatcctggcaccaaggaggcaaAATATCATCTGGGTTTCTCTATCACACCCACAGAACCTTGTCTCTATTCCTTTGACCCAAGAATCTCCTATCAAAACTGcggtcctcttcacctctctgttcttctgagccacagcaccagactcagttccagagacttggtcactgtggctccccccGATAGCTCATCCTCCTCAATAATATCTaagttttatatttattattgaggggagcAGCCACGGGTGTACTATGCACTGGCTGTGCAtatcccctccttctcctgataATCACCCAGTTATCTGTCTCCTATAAACCTTGGTGTGACCTCCTCCCTGCAGCTTccgtctatcacctcctcattctcccttatgagcccaatatatatatatatatatatacagtccaATGACAATTaacatgaacttgaacttgtgcTGGTATtcacccatattccaaagatgtatgggttagggttagtcagtTCTGGGTatgccatgttggtgctggaagcatgatgacacttttggctgcccccagcacatccttgaactGTTGATACACACAAATTATTTCACTCTACATTTTAATGTTTCCATATGATGTAATCAATtaagctaatctttattttaaGATCTTTAATATTTACTCATTGCTTTCACAACAATTCTTTATTTTATTAacaggtgacccctgtttccatccaagggtcaGTGTGGgtatggtggaggattacaaatacctggggatacgaattgacaataaacgggactggtcaaagaacactgaggctgtctacaagaaaggtcagaggcatctctacttcctgagaacactgaggtcctttaacatctgccggatgatgctgaggatgttctacgagtctgtggtggccagtgctatcatgtttgctgttgtgtgctggggcagcagactgagtgtagcagacaccaacagaatcaacaaactcatttgtaaggccagtaatgttgtgggggtggaactggactctctgacggtggtgtctgaaaagaggatgctgtctaagttgcatgccatcttggataatgtctcccatccactccataatgtactggttaggcacaggagtatgttCAGCCAGAGTCTCATTCCACCGAGAAGCAATACTgaacatcataggaagtcattcctgcctgtggccatcaaactttacagctcctccatcggagtgtcagacaccctgagccaataggctggttggtcctggacttatttccacttggaataatttacttattattatttaattatttatggttttatattgctatatttctacactattcttggttggtgcgactgtaacgaaacccaatttctctcgggatcaataatgtatgtctgtctgtctgtctgtctgtctttcctgACTTTGACTTGTGTGATATTTAGTCCCTCAATATTATTGCTGTTTTACAAACTTGAGTGTATCTGCTGTGATGAACTGGCATAAAAGATGTGCCTTGAAAATTGTGCTTCTGAGTTGTTCGGTTCAGTGATTCTCGAAGTATGAGATGGGAAACATGTTACAATAGGACTAAGTTTTTTTCAATAATCTAAAACATCTCCATTGGCATACTTCAGGTGCCTTGGGGAATGTTCTGTTTTAACATGATAGATATATATCGTCATCTATTGAACAAGTAACTCTCAAGACCATTGACTTAGTGTGAATTCTGCTTTTAATATGTATGTTTTAGGAAATGTTGTTATTTATAAATTGTCTAATTAAATCTCAGCATCTATGAGTGATAATGACAAGGCTAATCTTCAAACTCTCAGACCAACACAGAAGTGTGATAGaatccaaatatcaaaaacacatTGTGAGAAACAATAACCTAAAAAGCATTAATGAGGGCTCTATTGTATTACTCACCCTGTTTCCAGTTTTAACAAGTAAATTGATAGAAGAACTAGGATGGTGAAAGAAAAATTAGGAAGGATTTAGAGCAACTTCATTGGTCTACGTTTAATTGCTGACAATGGACAGAGTGGGGAGGGGGTACACAAATGTTGTTGGTGGACCCCCTAGGTTCTTAGATTGAGTAAATTATAAGACTGCTGAGACCCAGAGATCAAATCTATACCCACTCACTTCTGCCACAGGAAACCCTATGACAGAGTACACaatctaaatgctggaggaacttggcaggtcatgCAACATCTAGGGAAGGTAATAAGgtaatattttgggccaaggcccttcttcaggactggaaaggcagggagaaGGAGCcataataagaaggtgggggaggggaaggagtacaagctgtgtggtggtaggtgaagccgggtgagggggatgaagtgagaagttgggaggtgataggtggaaaaggtaaagggccaaagaagaaggaatctgataggagaggagggtggaccttgggagaaaggaaggaggaatcagaatgaggtgataggcagatgagaaggggtaagagggttccagaatagggaatggaaggggagagaaagggaaggaggcagaaattACTGGGAGGTTGACAAATCAGTGTTACTGGGATTCACTGAATGTTCCTTCTGGATTTATTTTCCTTAGCATCAACTTTtgtttttcagaatcaggtttaatataattggcatatatcatgaaatttgatgtttcatagcagcagtacaatgcaatgtatAATAAAAATTATACATTACAAAAAGTATACATTTAAAAACATAAGTGGTGAAAAAAGAggggaaaatagtgaggtagtgtccatgggtatATCCACTCataaatctgacagcagaggagaagaagctattcctgaaacactgagtgtgtgttttcatgcGACCATACCTCCTtattgattgtagcaatgagaaaaaggcatgttgtgggtgatggaggtcctcagtaatggatgctgcatttttgaAGCATCGCTTTTTGAAGCTCTCCTGCATGCTGGGGTGGCCAGCGCCCATAGTGGAGcttgctgagtttacaactttctgcatctttttccgatcctgtacaGTGCCCCTCCACCCCCTGCTatatcagactgtgatgcaaccagttataaTGCTCTCCATACTGCATCTGtataaatttgcaagagtctttggtgacataccaagtctcttcaaactcctaatgaaatacaactGCTGCCCTGTCTtttttgtaattgcttcaatatgttgggtcttggatagatcctcagaggtgctgaaacccaggaacttgaaactgctcaccctttccactgctgatccctcaatgaagactgttgtgtgttccctcaacttccccttcgtaaaatccacaatcaatttcttggacTTATTGATGTTGGGTGCAAGGtatttgctgcaacaccactcaactagcagatctatctcactcctgtacacctcctcatcaatATCtgcaattctgccaacaatagctgtgccatcagcaaatttatagattggtGTTTGAGCTgggcttagccacatagtcacgAGTGTAGAGAGGGTAGAGAAGTGGGCCGAGCACACATTCTTGAGGTTCACCTGCGCTGACCACCAGTGAGAGATGTTATTtcccacagactgtggtctcccagtgaggaagtcaaggatcttgttgcagagggaggtcagagccccaggatttggagcttgttAAATACAGTAGAACTGAGAGTATGATtgggttgaatgctgaactgtattcAACAAATAACAGTCTGGAGCAAGTACTGCCCTTGTCCAAGTGATCATTGATAATTTCTTAATGCTGTTCATTACATTTGAAATGCAAGTCTCCTACTTGTTTTTAGTGGACATTGTTTCTTATGTGCTGGGTGCATCATATTGTCAATGAACTCCTGAAATGAAAAGCGGTGAATTGGAATGGACTCCAGACTGCCATGTTCAAAGTCTGTTATTTTGTACTTCTTTTCTAATGACTGCCATAATACTCCAAGCAGTCCAATGATAGAAACACAGTGAGTTGTTGTGTCCATGCAAGACAACAAAGGCTAAATGCTACAAATTTGATTTCAATTTAACGCTAGTAGCTTTTTAGTGAATTCTGAATGGTAGCTGATTTCAAACTTCAATTACCAAGTcagaaaacagaatgaaaaatattgGTTATTAAAATAATGCTGGTATGCTGACATGTGGCAAATGCATTGAACAAAAACCATTCTTTGCATAAGTAGTTGTTGCAAGCTTCTCCTGCTTTCATGGAATAATTGTGCAAGTCAAGTTAATCTGAAGGCTTTAAACCAAAATCAATTGTTGAAATCAATAAATGATTTTATTTTGATGCACTGCTATACATTTACTGTCTATTGAGTAAAAATATTTTGCATGTATATTCCATAAAATTCAAAGGTAATTAAACATTATTTGAAATTACTCATATTGCTTCTAGAACATTTTAAAAACCTTTCAGTTTCTGTTTTAATAAAGTAGATaggatatttttcttttttttacattTCAAATCTTTCAAGTATTTAAAAAACAATTTATTCTGTAATGAACATTATAATTAAATGCCTCCATTTGTAACTGTAAACAGAAAATCAAAttctttcaacacacacaaaatgccggtggaagcagcaggccaggcagtgtacttctccctatagatgctgcctggcctgctgcgttccgccagcattttgtgtgtgttgcttcaatttccagcatctgcagatttccttgtgtttgcgctTTTAAAATCAAATTCTCTCATTTAGATACCTTATTTGCCGAAAATAGCTTTTCCGCAATACAATCCCAACATAGTTTCAAGGGTAATAGATAGTTTAATGGGATTGGGGTGGTAAAGAATTATCATGGAACTATGCGAATCACAGAAATACTCGCTTATCCACAGAATACATTATGATTCATGTTAATTCTTAAACAGCTTTGGGCGAAATGTTTTTTTAAAGTCAGTGTTAATATTTTACTAGACTCTTGTTCATCTCACTTTCCCCTTTAGGCCTGAGATAGGTATCCCAATGAGCAGTGATTTAGCATGTTCTAGCGTTGCTATCGGACTATAGTAGCTGCCGAGCAGCGAACATTCTACAATTATCCAGAAGGTTAGCCAAACGCGAAAACATTGAGTTCAGCTTCGATGAGAATGTACTTTCAGCATTGTGACTTTTTCCTTCTGAAAGTACACTAAGACTTGTTCATTTTTAACGGCTCAATAAAACGTACTGCGATATCAGTTTGTTTCCAAATAAAGTATGTTTAATTCTCGTCCGAATCCAAAATTTGCACTtggaaacaaaattgaaaagtaGCCATTTAAGTACCAGATACACGAAACTCGCGAAACATCTACGCAAAGACTTCAAATGTGTCCAGAACTGATACAAATTAAACTGAAATGTATATATGTGCAGTCTATGAAATGCTAGTATTGAGATATTCAGTTGAAGAGATAAGGGTTGAAGTTGACTCAGGTCGAAGGACTCCCAAACTAAGTCAGCTGTTATTAATATAGCATTATAGTCCCCACGATAAACCGAAAAGAGTTAGAGACAATTGTCTGTTTGTTCTGTCTTTGTTATGCGTGTTCATTAAGTTCTCAAGCATCTACAACTAGTTGTTACACCTTAACTCAAAAATTTGATCCGCACACAAAAATCATGTGCGGCAGGCAGTCTGTTTTTATACGAGTTGTTTTATTCTCGCAATTTACTTCCAGAAATGGATACACCGTCTATGAAGGTACTCAGTATACTTACGTGTATCGTACCCAGCTTGCTTTAATAATCAGAAAAGGTTTGatatacaataaataataattctAATCACGAAAGATTTCTCTTTTCAATTTCACTAAACTCCAATACTGGTCAACATTGATAAATAATTAATTGATAATTTAACCTCCTCTCAAAATGTTTTCTAGATTTACTTGACTTTCACTGAAGTGGTTTAATGTTTTGGAATTAACCAGAACATGTCAAGTTGCACCATCGCGAGTCGATTTGGAGGTTTAAGTGGAAAGCACTGTGCGCATTTTCATCGGTCGGCATTTTGTTCTGAAAATATTCTGGATACGATACGAATGGGAATGCTGACTTGTCTCCCTCCCTTCAATAAGTACAACCTGTACACTTAGCGAAACTCTGCACGGTCATTTGAATCTCGGACCATTTGGAGGATCCCATTACTTGCTTTACCTCTGAGGGTCGAATCGATCTACGAGACCTGTCGTGTGCTAGCTCCTCCATAATTTATGTAACTTGATCTTAAAAAAGACAGCAGCCATTTACTTCCGTGTCGAAACCATTAAAACAACTATGTTTAATGACACCCAACACAAGTCAACAGGAATCGAAGAGGTTTCACAGCGTTAAATCATGGTCTGTTCATTTGAATTGGTCAGACGGTGGGTGCTGTGGGGAGAGCGGGTGTTAGATGTGGACGTTAATTGGTTTTCCCTAAACTATCAATTCCCgttgaaataaataaatgtaagATAAAAATAGACGTTTCAAATTCAATTAAAACGAGTTATTTGTTCACTTTCAATTCATAAGTTATGTAAATATATAAAGATAATAAAGTTATACGTATAACTGTAAAACATAAATGTCCAATGTTTCTATGACTGCTGCCCTAACTTTTCATAAACCGGTCGTTGTTTTGAATCTTTTGAACCTATCTAGTTCAAAAGATTCGATATCGAAACGGTATCGACTGCAGTGAACACGTCTATTTCTTCTTTGCTCCTTTTAAAACGTCAGTTGAAGCCATTCTTATCACAAAACAAGTCATTTGGACGTTGCAATAAATTGGAGAATATTGAAGTTTCATACCGCTTGATACAGTGGATCGGTTGCAGCGAATGTGAGAATATGAAACCGGTTGAAAGCGACGGGGCTtatcaaagaaaatctttcaaacAAAACCTAGTGGTCTACTAATTCCAAGATGTAAACCCTTATTGAGATTAAATTTGACGGGATATACATGGATTAATAACAGCAGTTGAAAAGGAGCTAGACCAAATCGCCGATATATTATTTTTAAATGTCACTATGTTATTGAAAAATGACAGGAACTGAGATATAAAACAACGTGGAGTGCAAATCGGGGGGCTTCTCTGAACAAAATGTTGAAATGGGAGGCACCGGCATGAACAAAATTGGTAATTAGAGCAATCTTGTTGCATTGCCGTAGTTGAGTCTTTTAGATTAAGGAAATTCATTAAGTCCTAATTTAAATACTTTGCACATTGGCAATCGATAAGTGTCTGGTAAACGTTCCCTCGAAATGAAAATGTCCCAATTAATCACGACCGTGTTACCTGACGCTAATCTGATCTTTTCGATTTTATATGAAGTCACTTGGATTTCAATACTTTGTGTTGGATAAGGACTCTGGATGCGCGAGTCTGTTAGATGGTACTTAACGCGCTACTGAAACATAAAGGAACCTGCCTTATTCCCACTTACCTGTTGTGATTGTTGTCACCAGTTTTCTGCCTTTAGTACGAAAAGGATGTTCAGTTGTCGAAGATTGCGATTACTAACTGAAATAATATAGTTAATGCTAAATTTCTAATGAAAGTGCTATGACTTGGGAGCCTGGGTTTGAGTCCATCCCTGCTAAACCCTCTTTGCTCGCTAGAGGTCTCGCCGTACATTCTCAAAGCGCTTGTTTGGTAAAACATTGACCTCCGCTACTTAAACTTTACAGTTGCGTGAACTACTCTgcttgggatgaagctaagacaAACCGATTCACGTTACTACAAAACTTTGTACCAAATGCGAATACTTGCGCCTATTATAATCTCTTTCCATATTCAGCTCGCATATCATAGTTAATGCTACGGGTGATTTCTTAAAAGTAGTATTGTTGAATTAAATGATTGAAGTATAACTTTCAAGTAACCATCCCAGTGGAAATATGTATCATAGGAGCTATTAATTATAATTTCAAATTACATGGAACATGATAGAGGATTATAATTAGTTTCAGGGAGAGTTGATGCATATTAAAACTTGTTAATCTCGAAGGAAAAGGAGGACCAGTTTAATAAACAATAGTACAATTTAAGTTTTCCATATAAGTTGAATTTTATTCAGCTATGTTTTAAGATATTTCATATTAATTTAAGTGAGTGTTTAATACTGAATAAATATATACAAGCCATTTCACTTTCTGAGTTCAGTCTTGTACATTATTCGTCCAGTTGTTTAGCCGATCATTTTTAATGTTCAAACGGTGAACCTGAAAATCttcaaatatttaaaacaaatcCGACGTAAATATGAAATCATGGTTCGTAACGCTTGTGAATTATTTCAAAACTCGCACAAACTGTggatttccaaaaaaaaattaaaataattttaaatgaaTGAAATGGCAATAAAAAATGACAGGCATTTTAACGGAGCATCAGAGAATTGTATTTCACTCACATTGTAAGCTGTCATGTACAATGAGTCTTTTCCCCATGATAACGAGTGGAACAGCTGTTCCGAATTAGTTCGTTTACTATCAGGCACACCGAAAAAGAGGAGGCTTTATGATTTCCGTTTCAGCAACAAGTAGATGAGATGAATTCTTCGGTCTTTGCGGGCAATTGAAATTGCAAGCAATGTCGTGGAATATTCGTGTACCATAATCGCTCAAATCACAAATGTTGAAGCGGGTTATACCTAACTTTAAAAATAAACTCGGTGAATTCGTTGTTGAGATGTTATTTTTGACATTAAGTAGTCCGCTTTTTTGGAAAGTTAAATTCTTGCTCTTAGCTATTAACTTTGAACTCACTAAAAGCCCAAAGAAGAAATTCTCACAATCCCTTAAATATTTCTGGAGAATCGTAATTCCTGAGGAAAATCCCATTGCTGAAAGATAGCGATATACTTCAGTGAACTTATTACATTTGTTTCAATGAGCCTTTCCCTTCTCTTCGTTGATCATTTCATTTAATACCACAGAAGAGTGAGATCTGTTAAATTACACGGCAATTAAGGATAACGCGGGCATCAGACTCTTCGTTCTGCAACTAAATGAGTTTGACTTCTGTGGACTTTTGTCCGAAACAACCTGAACTCCAGTCCAATTATAGTAAAAACAAAGTTgcacaaattttaaaaatgaagGAGAAGAATGCCGTTCCAGAGAGAgggggcgggagagagagagagaaggaggaagagatttAATTGTTCCTTAGACAAATATGAAATAAAACTCAAACGGAAACCAatgtacagtctgtggtctggATAAGTGTTTTGGTCTCTAAGTAGAATCGGTTGCTCCGAATTCCAAAGTGACGCACCTCCAGCGAGCCAGGAAGGAGTAGGAATTGGAGGCGAACGCCCAATCACATGGACACAGTGGCCGCCGTTGACCAATCGGGATGGGAGAGTGGCAGGTGCTGCTGTGGTTTATCAGCGCATCTCCCGCGCCCTAGCGATCGAATCGAGTCAATTTCACCTTAAACCCGGGAAAGCGTGCAGGCAAGAGAACAGAGCTTTGAGCAGCCAGACTTCTTGGACATTTCTCTGGATACACTCTCCTGGAAAAATAATAACAACACTTGCCGTTAGGGGCACACTTATCTCCAACccagattttaaaaaataatcaagAGCAAACACGACCCAAGATCTCGCAGCATTTACTGGTGGGTCCTGTCAAATTTATGATCTGATCAAATGTTAGCCGTCGGGCAGATGGATAATCGCCAGAGTGCATTCGTCCTGAGCAGTACGCCGCTGGCTGCGCTTCATAATATGACTGAAATGAAGACATCTATATTTCCCTACTCTTTGCAGAATCCCTCGAGCTTCAAAGCCCCGGCTCTGGCGAGTTTGAACGCACAGATCCCACTGGGAACGCCGCACGGAATTAGCGACATTCTAGGCCGCCCATCCACAACTGGCAATCTGCTCTCCGGACTTCCTCGACTGAGCGGACTTGCCACTACGGCGGGGATGTATTTTAGTCCAACAGCAGCTGCCGTCTCGAGGTACCCCAAGCCCCTTGCTGAATTGCCGGGGAGACCACCAATCTTCTGGCCGGGAATGATGCAGGGGTCCCCATGGAGAGATCCCAGGTTGGCCTGTCCAAGTACGTACGGTGAACGCacatttgcatttttttttaaattaaaaaaaaatatataaaataatagcaCGCAGGAGTCTGCTCTCAAGACTGCCGTGTGATTTCTCTTGCCAAAACACGGTCTTGACATTTCTGATTTTGTAGAAATGTTTTCagttaagcatttcaaaactttgGCTGATATACAGCTGCCATTGTCGTAATCATCGGTAATAAACATTGATTCAATTGATGAGACGTGGCTCGTTAATCAATGCGGCCTGATGATCACTTCTCTATTGTGGGAGGAAATAATATTCTTTAACCAGTTGGTTCAAATTTGTAAAAATAATTACAGAGCTAATATCAGTTGATCAACACCCGCCTCTGTTTCTTTACTTGCATACGCTGAACTTTAAAAACACGACCAGCTAGTTTAAATGGGCTCGTGTGTTTTGATGTGTTTCGTTGTTTTTAAGTTGTTTTCCTTTTCTTCCCACAGCGCAAGGTAGTTTAGTTCTGGACAAGGACGGAAAGAAGAAACATTCCAGGCCAACATTTTCAGGTCAACAAATTTTTGCCTTGGAGAAGACCTTTGAACAAACGAAATATTTAGCCGGACCAGAAAGAGCCAGATTAGCTTATTCTCTAGGAATGACAGAAAGCCAAGTTAAGGTAAAACATTTTCCATCTTCACTGCAATAAATAAACTAAAAGAGACAGGAAATGTATTGTACACCAATTCGGAGGCAAACAGGCCGCTGCTTTCTTGATTAAATGTTACAAGAGTCTTAGTTAATTGGACTTTCAAACCTTGGGTTGAACGCTGCCGAATTGCAGATATTTCTGACCAGAGTTCAGGAAACATAATCCGAATACTTTTACCAGGCCAGGATTTGAAACAAACTAAAATACTTTTTTGATATTCAAGCGAATGGAAGGCTCTACAAACAC
The sequence above is drawn from the Hypanus sabinus isolate sHypSab1 chromosome 22, sHypSab1.hap1, whole genome shotgun sequence genome and encodes:
- the nkx6.2 gene encoding homeobox protein Nkx-6.2, whose protein sequence is MLAVGQMDNRQSAFVLSSTPLAALHNMTEMKTSIFPYSLQNPSSFKAPALASLNAQIPLGTPHGISDILGRPSTTGNLLSGLPRLSGLATTAGMYFSPTAAAVSRYPKPLAELPGRPPIFWPGMMQGSPWRDPRLACPTQGSLVLDKDGKKKHSRPTFSGQQIFALEKTFEQTKYLAGPERARLAYSLGMTESQVKVWFQNRRTKWRKKHAAEMATAKKKHDSETEKLKETSENEEDEDEYNRPLDPNSDDEKITRLLKKHKTASTLTILDPHNNSPEIL